In one Meles meles chromosome 17, mMelMel3.1 paternal haplotype, whole genome shotgun sequence genomic region, the following are encoded:
- the C17H1orf115 gene encoding uncharacterized protein C1orf115 homolog, with product MTVGARLRSKAASGFLRRGPRGRARADGDEEAAALLEQPERGDEAASAGRPGARSARKVHLAVLPERYEPLEEPAPAEKPRRRYRQKLKKYGKNVGKVVTKGCRYVVIGLQGFAAAYSAPFGVATSVVSFVR from the exons ATGACGGTGGGCGCCAGGCTGCGAAGCAAGGCGGCGAGTGGTTTCCTGCGCCGCGGGCCCCGGGGCCGAGCGCGGGCGGACGGGGACGAGGAGGCGGCCGCCCTCCTGGAGCAGCCGGAGCGCGGGGACGAGGCGGCGAGCGCGGGGCGCCCGGGGGCCCGGAGCGCGCGCAAGGTGCACCTGGCCGTGCTCCCCGAGCGCTACGAGCCGCTGGAGGAGCCGGCGCCGGCCGAGAAGCCCAGGAGGAGGTACCGGCAGAAGCTGAAGAAGTACGGCAAG AACGTGGGGAAGGTGGTCACCAAGGGATGCCGCTACGTGGTCATCGGCCTGCAGGGCTTCGCCGCGGCCTACTCTGCCCCCTTCGGAGTAGCCACCAGCGTGGTCTCGTTCGTGCGCTAG